The following proteins come from a genomic window of Candidatus Cloacimonadota bacterium:
- a CDS encoding radical SAM protein has translation MSQSKKNTYCHRLWDEVYINERGNIYSCCHQKPRRMGNIYNRKLIDIINNRRMEEYRRRSLNGKLHCFKHCNLLHKRELLNLKSSSIIDYSELQRLKISFGQGCNINCIMCWQNSKSKRNLDYDKIVKNVDITPFESIEIQGGEPLFIPSAKKFFDYVASKGKKVSLLTNGTLINKKWAEKIALHSDFINISLNAATKETHEFINRGSRWNIVLRNLQRLNYARD, from the coding sequence ATGTCTCAATCTAAAAAAAACACATACTGTCATCGTTTATGGGATGAAGTATATATTAATGAAAGAGGAAATATATATAGTTGCTGTCATCAAAAACCGAGGAGAATGGGGAATATTTACAATAGAAAATTAATTGATATAATAAATAATAGGCGGATGGAAGAATATCGCAGAAGGTCCTTGAATGGAAAACTTCACTGTTTTAAGCACTGCAATTTATTACATAAAAGGGAATTATTAAATCTAAAATCATCTTCTATAATTGATTATAGTGAGCTACAACGGCTGAAAATCTCATTTGGCCAGGGATGTAATATTAATTGTATTATGTGTTGGCAAAATAGTAAATCAAAGAGAAACCTGGATTATGATAAAATAGTTAAAAATGTTGATATTACGCCTTTTGAAAGCATTGAGATTCAAGGCGGAGAGCCACTTTTTATTCCTTCTGCAAAGAAATTTTTTGACTATGTAGCTTCAAAAGGAAAGAAAGTATCTCTTCTCACCAATGGAACCCTTATCAATAAGAAATGGGCTGAAAAAATTGCCTTGCACTCTGATTTTATAAATATTTCTCTTAATGCTGCAACAAAAGAAACTCACGAATTTATCAATCGGGGTTCCAGATGGAACATAGTTCTAAGGAATCTTCAAAGATTGAATTATGCACGAGATGA
- a CDS encoding ABC transporter ATP-binding protein — protein MKLFFRILGYLRKVWPNVVLGIIIMIIYATFSGVSLGIIYPIVDKIFVKQSAEEWKTARQKISEMKQRNMFVETKDLFNNCIKSVKENWHKEDKLKLIKADIGLHFQNFLNRNSKSEVLKILLTIGIILFFIKVLSGYSQKIIFKQLEEKMIMWIRNDFYHSVLQKPLEFFHSHKVGELISRATNDVKLVKVMTLTSATTLLRNFLLIIAYLIIMISISLHFSLITLIVVVPISLVVSIIARKLKRYSRRVQQRFANITSILQETILSIRIVLAFAMRKYEKVKFYKENKKLYRRSVKMVRTGALAGPFTEFMGVVITFVLIGYGGVLVLNPYSTMTAGKFFLFLAALLSILHPLKELSGIYSQINKGLAAAERVFIVIDEPVRQPADKKDAIEINKFKDTIEFNHISFKYTTSDVVINDVNFIVNKGEAIAFVGPSGGGKSTLMDLLIRFYDPTDGNITIDGKDIRDYKIDDLRNLMGVVTQEVVLFDDTVANNIAYGRIKAPMKDIIKASKAANAYDFIVKMGNGYDTVIGERGVKLSGGQRQRLAIARAILKNPQILIFDEATSSLDSESEFLVQEAINRLMKDRTTFIIAHRLSTIRNCKRIMVIDKGEIIEQGTHEKLLVKGGLYKKLYNMQFRNSVEKN, from the coding sequence ATGAAATTATTCTTTCGCATACTTGGATATTTAAGAAAAGTTTGGCCTAATGTGGTTTTAGGTATCATTATTATGATAATCTACGCTACATTTAGCGGAGTTTCTCTTGGAATTATTTATCCAATTGTTGATAAAATATTTGTAAAACAATCTGCTGAAGAATGGAAAACAGCCAGACAGAAAATTTCTGAGATGAAACAAAGAAATATGTTTGTTGAAACAAAAGATTTGTTTAATAATTGTATAAAATCCGTAAAGGAAAATTGGCATAAAGAAGATAAATTAAAGCTGATAAAAGCGGATATTGGATTACATTTCCAGAATTTTCTTAATAGGAATTCCAAAAGCGAGGTTTTAAAAATTCTTCTAACAATAGGAATTATTCTCTTTTTCATAAAAGTATTATCTGGATATTCGCAAAAGATAATCTTTAAACAATTAGAAGAGAAGATGATAATGTGGATTCGTAATGATTTTTATCATTCAGTATTACAAAAGCCTCTGGAATTTTTTCATAGTCATAAAGTTGGTGAGTTGATTTCACGGGCGACCAATGATGTTAAATTAGTTAAGGTGATGACTCTTACTTCAGCAACTACTCTCTTACGAAATTTTCTTTTAATTATTGCCTATTTAATTATTATGATAAGTATCAGCTTACATTTTTCTTTGATTACATTAATCGTCGTTGTTCCAATATCTTTAGTTGTGAGTATAATAGCAAGAAAATTGAAGAGGTATAGTCGTAGAGTTCAGCAAAGGTTTGCAAATATTACCTCAATATTGCAGGAAACAATTTTGAGTATTCGGATTGTGTTAGCATTTGCTATGAGGAAGTATGAAAAGGTAAAATTTTATAAAGAGAATAAGAAACTTTACAGGAGATCGGTTAAGATGGTAAGAACAGGGGCTCTTGCCGGACCTTTTACAGAATTTATGGGGGTAGTCATAACTTTTGTGCTTATTGGATATGGCGGAGTTTTAGTATTGAATCCGTATAGTACAATGACAGCAGGGAAATTTTTTCTATTTTTAGCCGCATTACTTTCTATTCTACATCCGTTAAAGGAACTTTCAGGGATTTATTCTCAAATCAATAAAGGTCTTGCAGCTGCAGAAAGAGTCTTTATTGTCATTGATGAACCAGTCCGTCAGCCAGCGGATAAAAAAGATGCAATAGAAATAAATAAATTCAAAGATACAATAGAATTTAATCATATATCATTCAAATACACAACCTCAGATGTTGTAATAAATGATGTTAATTTTATAGTAAATAAAGGGGAAGCGATTGCATTTGTGGGACCAAGTGGTGGTGGCAAATCCACTCTTATGGATTTACTAATTCGTTTTTACGACCCAACAGATGGGAATATAACTATTGATGGAAAGGATATCCGTGATTATAAAATAGATGATTTGCGTAATCTTATGGGCGTTGTTACTCAAGAAGTGGTGCTTTTTGATGATACTGTTGCAAATAATATTGCCTATGGAAGAATTAAGGCACCAATGAAAGACATTATCAAGGCTTCTAAAGCTGCTAATGCTTATGATTTTATTGTAAAAATGGGAAACGGATATGATACAGTAATTGGCGAAAGAGGAGTTAAACTATCTGGCGGACAAAGGCAAAGATTGGCAATAGCAAGAGCAATTCTGAAAAACCCACAAATACTAATTTTTGATGAGGCTACTTCCTCCTTAGATAGTGAGTCAGAATTCCTGGTTCAAGAAGCTATTAATAGATTGATGAAGGATAGAACTACCTTTATTATTGCTCATCGTCTTTCTACAATAAGAAATTGTAAGAGGATTATGGTTATAGATAAGGGTGAAATAATTGAGCAAGGAACCCATGAGAAGCTTTTGGTAAAAGGTGGACTTTATAAAAAATTGTATAATATGCAGTTTAGAAATAGTGTAGAAAAGAATTAA